The Miscanthus floridulus cultivar M001 chromosome 7, ASM1932011v1, whole genome shotgun sequence genome includes a region encoding these proteins:
- the LOC136462932 gene encoding uncharacterized protein, with translation MGSCFSSSGSAGDDAAGYGDERRVRRVWPSDDDGGDWNVDNRAAIYIAKFHRHQSGVVCTDCAADQQQQTPAAAQ, from the coding sequence ATGGGCAGCTGCTTCTCTTCTTCGGGGTCGGCGGGCGACGACGCGGCCGGCTACGGCGACGAGAGGAGGGTTAGGAGGGTGTGGCccagcgacgacgacggcggcgattGGAACGTCGACAACAGGGCCGCCATCTACATCGCCAAGTTCCACCGCCACCAGTCCGGCGTCGTCTGCACCGACTGCGCCGCCGACCAGCAGCAGCAGACGCCGGCCGCCGCCCAGTGA